From a single Drosophila sulfurigaster albostrigata strain 15112-1811.04 chromosome 3, ASM2355843v2, whole genome shotgun sequence genomic region:
- the LOC133843555 gene encoding mitochondrial 2-oxoglutarate/malate carrier protein-like: MVLLYDVEKKTIPNFMKYVIGGTAGMLGTCIVQPLDLVKTRMQISAGKAGAKEYSSSIDCIAKVFKNEGILAFYNGLSAGLLRQATYTTGRMGVYQMEIEAYRNKYQQAPKVLASMAMGIFAGACGALVGNPAEVSLIRMMSDNRLPADQRRNYKNVGDALVRIVKEEGLFALWRGCLPTVGRAMIVNMVQLASYSQFKGYFKRFMDEGLGLHICASMCSGLLTTIASMPLDMAKTRIQQMKVIDGKAEYSGATDVIIKVIRNEGFFSLWKGFTPYLCRLGPHTVFAFVFLEQLNKAYYKYVLGQEDSGPGI; the protein is encoded by the coding sequence ATGGTGCTTTTATACGATGTCGAAAAGAAGACCATTCCCAACTTTATGAAGTATGTGATTGGCGGCACCGCCGGCATGTTGGGCACATGCATTGTGCAGcctttggacttggtgaagaCACGCATGCAGATTTCCGCTGGCAAGGCGGGAGCCAAGGAATACAGTAGCTCCATTGATTGCATTGCGAAGGTGTTCAAGAACGAGGGGATTTTGGCGTTCTATAATGGTTTGAGTGCTGGATTGTTGCGTCAGGCGACTTATACCACAGGTCGCATGGGCGTCTATCAGATGGAGATCGAGGCGTATCGCAATAAGTATCAACAGGCACCCAAAGTTTTGGCCAGCATGGCCATGGGCATCTTTGCCGGCGCCTGTGGAGCTCTGGTCGGGAATCCTGCTGAAGTGTCTCTGATACGTATGATGTCCGACAATCGTTTGCCCGCAGATCAGCGTCGCAACTACAAGAATGTGGGCGATGCACTCGTTCGCATCGTCAAGGAGGAGGGACTCTTTGCTTTGTGGCGCGGCTGTTTGCCAACGGTGGGACGTGCGATGATCGTTAACATGGTGCAATTGGCATCGTATTCCCAGTTCAAGGGGTATTTCAAGCGCTTCATGGACGAGGGTCTGGGACTGCACATCTGTGCCAGCATGTGCTCGGGTCTCTTGACCACAATTGCTTCGATGCCGCTGGACATGGCCAAGACACGCATCCAGCAGATGAAGGTGATCGATGGCAAGGCGGAGTACAGCGGAGCAACTGATGTCATCATCAAGGTGATCCGCAATGAGGGATTCTTCTCGCTCTGGAAGGGATTCACGCCGTATCTGTGTCGCCTGGGTCCGCACACTGTCTTTGCCTTTGTGTTCCTCGAGCAGCTGAACAAGGCCTACTACAAGTATGTTCTTGGCCAGGAAGACTCTGGGCCGGGAAtctaa
- the LOC133846046 gene encoding uncharacterized protein LOC133846046 has translation MAATSSASTSAAVSSPVPASAKASPATAYALFMHRAELQRKRAQFARVSQTKIQLTAHLINKLKQRMASCSYEDLQCLVREQEFKRNLEKKLHHRHKQLKAIAKAQKTQKLKRLQ, from the coding sequence atggcagcaacatcatcagcatcaaccTCCGCCGCAGTCTCCAGCCCAGTTCCCGCCTCGGCTAAGGCTTCGCCTGCAACCGCCTACGCTTTGTTCATGCATCGCGCTGAATTGCAACGGAAGCGCGCTCAGTTTGCTCGTGTCTCGCAGACAAAGATTCAACTGACAGCACATCTGATTAACAAGTTGAAGCAACGCATGGCCAGCTGCAGCTACGAGGATCTTCAGTGCCTAGTCAGAGAGCAGGAGTTCAAGCGTAATCTGGAGAAGAAGCTACATCATCGTCACAAACAGCTGAAGGCTATTGCCAAAGCACAGAAAACACAGAAGCTGAAGCGACTACAATAA